One Brevibacillus choshinensis genomic window carries:
- the gatA gene encoding Asp-tRNA(Asn)/Glu-tRNA(Gln) amidotransferase subunit GatA: MSLFDKRLSEVHSALRAKELSVTDLVQASIASIKEHDNEIKSVLHVDEEGALAHARGLDERLAKGGEELGLLYGLPAGLKDNLITKDVRTTCASKFLANFDPVHDGTVSKKVKDADAVIVAKLNMDEFAMGGSNENSGFYPTKNPWNTEYVPGGSSGGSAAAMAARHFYFTLGSDTGGSIRQPAAFCGVVGLKPTYGRVSRFGLVAFASSLDQIGPVTKNVEDSAYVLQAIAGHDPYDSTSANVEVPDFLSALTGDVKGLRIGVPKELIGEGIDPEVRDAVLAALKQLESMGATWSEVSMPHTEYAVPAYYLLSSSEASSNLARFDGVRYGVRADNASNLIELYKESRSQGFGPEVKRRIMLGTYALSSGYYDAYYKKAQQVRTLIIQDYNSIFADFDVILHPTTPSTAFKIGENVDDPVKMYLEDICTVPVNLAGLPAISVPCGFSQKGLPIGLQIIGKAFDESTVLRVAHAYEQSVGFHARKPEWVRG; the protein is encoded by the coding sequence GTGTCGCTGTTTGACAAGCGATTGTCCGAAGTACATAGCGCTCTGCGCGCAAAGGAATTGTCCGTGACAGATCTGGTGCAGGCTTCCATCGCCAGCATCAAGGAGCACGACAACGAAATCAAATCCGTTTTGCATGTAGATGAAGAAGGGGCTCTTGCTCATGCCCGCGGGTTGGACGAGCGTCTGGCCAAAGGGGGCGAAGAGCTGGGGCTGCTGTACGGTCTTCCTGCAGGGCTCAAGGACAACCTCATTACGAAAGATGTGCGCACCACCTGCGCCAGCAAATTCTTGGCCAATTTCGATCCCGTTCATGACGGGACTGTATCCAAAAAAGTGAAAGATGCCGATGCTGTCATCGTGGCCAAGCTGAACATGGACGAGTTTGCCATGGGCGGTTCCAACGAAAACTCCGGCTTCTACCCAACCAAGAACCCTTGGAACACCGAATACGTACCTGGCGGCTCCAGCGGTGGTTCGGCGGCAGCGATGGCTGCACGTCACTTTTACTTTACCCTCGGTTCCGATACAGGCGGCTCTATCCGTCAGCCAGCGGCATTCTGCGGCGTGGTTGGTCTGAAGCCGACGTATGGCCGCGTATCCCGCTTTGGTCTGGTTGCCTTTGCTTCTTCCCTTGACCAGATCGGTCCTGTGACGAAAAACGTGGAGGACTCCGCCTACGTCCTGCAAGCGATCGCTGGACATGATCCGTACGACTCGACTTCCGCGAATGTAGAAGTCCCTGACTTCCTCTCCGCGCTGACGGGAGATGTCAAAGGGCTCCGCATCGGGGTACCGAAAGAGCTGATCGGGGAAGGAATCGATCCAGAGGTCCGCGATGCTGTACTGGCAGCGCTGAAACAGCTGGAGAGCATGGGTGCTACCTGGAGCGAGGTTTCCATGCCGCACACCGAGTATGCCGTGCCTGCTTACTACCTGCTGTCTTCCTCGGAGGCATCATCCAACCTGGCTCGCTTTGACGGCGTCCGCTACGGCGTGCGTGCCGACAATGCATCCAATCTGATCGAGCTGTACAAAGAATCCCGCAGCCAAGGCTTCGGTCCAGAGGTGAAACGTCGCATCATGCTCGGTACGTATGCTCTGTCGTCCGGCTATTACGATGCGTATTACAAAAAGGCGCAGCAAGTGCGCACCCTGATCATTCAGGACTACAACAGCATCTTTGCCGATTTTGACGTCATTCTTCATCCGACCACGCCGTCTACGGCTTTCAAGATCGGGGAGAACGTGGACGATCCGGTCAAAATGTACCTGGAAGACATCTGCACGGTACCGGTCAACCTGGCAGGCTTGCCAGCGATCAGCGTGCCTTGCGGATTCTCGCAAAAAGGCCTGCCGATCGGTCTGCAGATCATCGGGAAAGCGTTTGACGAATCCACTGTGCTGCGCGTGGCTCATGCCTATGAACAATCCGTAGGCTTCCATGCGCGCAAGCCGGAATGGGTGAGGGGGTAA
- the gatB gene encoding Asp-tRNA(Asn)/Glu-tRNA(Gln) amidotransferase subunit GatB has protein sequence MSKYETVIGLEVHAELSTNSKIFCGCKTEFGAEPNTHTCPICLGHPGVLPVTNKQAVEFAMKAALALNCEISRETKFDRKNYFYPDSPKAYQISQFDQPIGYNGWIDIEVNGETKRIGITRLHLEEDAGKLTHSDFGGESLVDFNRVGVPLVEIVSEPDIRTPEEARAYLEKLKAIIQYTEVSDVRMEQGSLRCDANVSIRPYGQEEFGTKAELKNMNSFRNVQMGLEYEVMRQTEVVSSGGKVVQETRRWDEANKKTLTMRSKEEAHDYRYFPDPDLVRMQISEEWIEAVRATIPELPDARQARYVNDFGLSKDDAGVITMSKETADFFDETVGTGAEPKAVANWLMVDLLAHLNANNLVFADVKMTPHGLGEMIKLIADGTISSKIAKTVFKEMVETGKEPKKIVEEKGLVQISDEGALRQIVVDAINSNLQAVADYKSGNEKAAAFFVGQVMKQTKGKANPPMVNKLIAEVLKEM, from the coding sequence ATGAGCAAGTACGAAACCGTCATCGGCTTGGAGGTCCATGCCGAGCTGTCCACCAACAGTAAAATTTTCTGCGGCTGCAAAACCGAATTCGGTGCGGAGCCCAATACCCATACCTGCCCGATTTGCTTGGGCCATCCAGGCGTGCTGCCCGTGACCAACAAGCAGGCAGTCGAATTCGCGATGAAAGCAGCGCTCGCTCTGAACTGCGAAATTTCCCGCGAGACCAAGTTCGATCGCAAGAACTACTTTTATCCGGATTCTCCGAAAGCGTACCAAATCTCCCAGTTTGACCAACCGATCGGCTACAACGGCTGGATCGACATCGAGGTAAACGGAGAAACCAAACGCATCGGGATCACCCGCCTGCACCTTGAGGAGGATGCGGGCAAGCTGACGCACAGCGACTTCGGCGGCGAGTCTTTGGTAGACTTCAACCGCGTAGGTGTTCCGCTGGTAGAGATCGTATCTGAGCCAGATATCCGTACGCCAGAGGAAGCGCGTGCGTATCTGGAAAAGCTCAAAGCAATCATCCAGTACACCGAGGTATCTGATGTTCGCATGGAGCAAGGCTCTCTGCGCTGCGACGCCAACGTGTCCATTCGCCCGTATGGCCAAGAAGAATTCGGGACCAAGGCCGAGCTGAAAAATATGAACTCCTTCCGCAATGTGCAAATGGGCTTGGAGTATGAAGTCATGCGTCAGACAGAAGTGGTTTCCTCCGGTGGTAAGGTCGTGCAGGAAACGCGCCGTTGGGATGAAGCAAACAAGAAGACATTGACGATGCGTTCCAAAGAAGAAGCGCATGACTATCGATACTTCCCAGATCCTGACCTCGTGCGCATGCAGATTTCCGAAGAGTGGATCGAAGCGGTACGCGCCACGATTCCTGAGCTCCCGGATGCTCGTCAAGCGCGCTATGTCAATGACTTCGGGCTGTCTAAAGACGATGCCGGCGTCATCACGATGTCCAAGGAAACGGCAGATTTCTTTGATGAGACCGTGGGGACAGGGGCAGAGCCAAAAGCGGTCGCCAACTGGCTGATGGTAGACCTCCTGGCTCACTTGAACGCCAATAATCTGGTCTTTGCTGACGTGAAAATGACGCCGCACGGGCTGGGCGAGATGATCAAGCTGATCGCAGACGGCACGATTTCCTCCAAGATCGCGAAAACCGTCTTCAAGGAAATGGTGGAGACAGGCAAAGAGCCGAAGAAGATCGTAGAAGAAAAAGGCTTGGTGCAAATCAGCGACGAGGGCGCGCTGCGTCAGATCGTCGTCGATGCCATCAATTCCAATCTGCAGGCTGTTGCAGACTACAAGTCCGGTAACGAAAAAGCAGCTGCTTTCTTCGTCGGCCAAGTCATGAAGCAAACCAAGGGCAAGGCAAACCCGCCGATGGTGAACAAGCTGATTGCGGAAGTTTTGAAAGAAATGTAA
- a CDS encoding RNA polymerase sigma factor, which yields MDALILNRHEEQQDERIADDILVERAKEGDREAFGELVRRHRAKVYGYARSYTQEPFMAEDIVQEALIRAFLHLGTLIDSRRFLPWLHRIVRNQAYTRLQKNPQKREHVFSGLRSDHAEPSHTDWEDLDSILHRLGRRWSQPVDADTNPEEVLVRRELLQTITGMLHCLNPRERQIVESHFFDHLSPLEIARLFQISQANVYQVLSRSRKKLIQEKTRVAVDQYVQSRKEAGNMKKAVLNKPEAFSLRTWVTGVMALHGMLAATERSMSLPMVMGLSGHAFRLTVVPENIHIAGPTMFDFGRVLEQGLRNLGFSSRSVSEFKPNPSASINANQVEPSLLSANAREKRQLSQTLPQALELIHRSVDRGYPVLAWDLFIPEFGLIYGYDDEQKLLHAGDNCGHQTTIPYDHLGRGLIEDLFVLALDESFEITQRQMLIGALQMAIAHYHGEEPTCGAAHGLDAYAKWLDAFEKKTIEPNGNSYTLAIAQDARRNASAFWKEIAETWADPAFDDIRPACLEVSDLYGKIADGFAQLCTLFPFPAGGEPNDPAQNEQAIALLTTIEGQERQVVALMEDMLQALTA from the coding sequence ATGGATGCCTTGATCTTGAATCGACATGAGGAACAGCAAGACGAACGAATTGCGGATGACATTCTGGTAGAGAGGGCCAAGGAAGGCGATCGCGAAGCATTTGGCGAGCTGGTCAGGCGTCATCGTGCCAAAGTGTACGGGTACGCTCGCTCGTATACCCAAGAGCCCTTCATGGCGGAAGACATCGTGCAGGAAGCTCTGATCCGTGCCTTTTTGCACCTGGGGACCTTGATCGACAGCCGCCGCTTCCTCCCTTGGCTGCATCGCATTGTACGCAACCAGGCGTATACCCGATTGCAGAAGAATCCCCAAAAGCGCGAGCACGTCTTTTCCGGGCTGCGCTCTGACCATGCGGAGCCGTCGCACACTGACTGGGAGGACCTGGACAGCATCCTGCACCGCTTGGGCCGCAGATGGTCGCAGCCGGTTGATGCCGATACGAATCCCGAGGAAGTGCTGGTGCGCAGGGAGCTGCTCCAGACGATCACCGGGATGCTTCACTGCCTCAATCCACGGGAGCGGCAGATCGTGGAATCTCATTTCTTTGATCATCTCTCTCCGCTGGAAATCGCCCGGCTGTTCCAGATTTCCCAAGCCAATGTGTATCAGGTTTTGTCGCGTTCACGCAAGAAGCTGATCCAGGAAAAAACTCGTGTCGCTGTTGACCAATACGTGCAATCTCGAAAGGAAGCGGGAAATATGAAAAAAGCAGTGTTGAATAAACCGGAAGCCTTTTCTCTCCGGACATGGGTGACTGGCGTCATGGCCCTTCACGGCATGCTGGCCGCAACCGAGCGCAGCATGTCTCTCCCGATGGTGATGGGTCTTTCCGGTCATGCATTCCGATTGACAGTCGTGCCGGAAAACATACACATTGCAGGACCCACCATGTTCGATTTCGGACGGGTGCTGGAGCAAGGCCTCCGCAATCTCGGCTTTTCCTCGCGTTCCGTCAGCGAATTCAAACCAAATCCTTCAGCAAGCATCAACGCCAATCAGGTCGAACCCTCTCTGCTCAGCGCGAACGCTCGTGAAAAAAGACAGCTCTCCCAAACGCTCCCGCAAGCGCTGGAGTTGATCCATCGTTCAGTGGATCGTGGTTACCCTGTCTTGGCATGGGATCTGTTTATCCCTGAGTTCGGGCTGATTTACGGATATGATGACGAACAAAAGCTTTTGCATGCAGGCGACAACTGCGGTCACCAGACGACGATCCCGTACGATCATCTAGGCCGCGGCTTGATCGAGGATTTGTTTGTCCTCGCGCTGGACGAATCGTTTGAAATCACCCAACGGCAGATGCTGATCGGTGCGCTTCAGATGGCAATCGCCCATTATCACGGGGAGGAGCCCACCTGCGGAGCAGCCCATGGCTTGGATGCTTACGCCAAGTGGCTGGATGCGTTTGAAAAGAAAACCATCGAACCGAACGGAAACTCCTACACTCTCGCTATCGCACAGGATGCACGCCGGAATGCGTCCGCATTTTGGAAAGAAATCGCCGAGACATGGGCAGATCCCGCTTTTGATGACATTCGCCCCGCCTGCCTGGAAGTCTCTGACTTGTATGGAAAGATCGCGGATGGATTCGCTCAGCTCTGCACTCTCTTCCCGTTCCCGGCTGGCGGAGAACCGAACGATCCTGCCCAAAACGAGCAGGCAATCGCGCTGCTCACGACGATCGAGGGTCAGGAACGCCAGGTCGTGGCTTTGATGGAGGATATGCTGCAAGCGCTGACGGCATGA
- a CDS encoding ABC transporter ATP-binding protein: MIDVKQVGKRFGHFAAVQDLSFRVEAGEVYGLLGENGAGKTTTMRMMATILQPTEGDIEISGFSVRRDPVEVRRRIGILFGGDVGLYNRLTARENIAYFGSLYGLEPARLRERIDILSRMLDMEEFIDRRVGAFSRGMKQKVAIARTLVHDPDVILLDEPSTGLDVTAANIFRRMVSRMQDEGKTILFSSHNMGEINKLCKRVALIHKGRLRFAGTLECLREKFGIVDLDDIFMAVVEGSEN; the protein is encoded by the coding sequence ATGATTGATGTCAAACAGGTCGGCAAACGCTTTGGCCATTTTGCAGCCGTGCAGGATTTATCCTTTCGCGTAGAAGCCGGGGAGGTATACGGCCTTTTGGGCGAAAATGGCGCGGGGAAAACGACAACGATGCGGATGATGGCCACCATCTTGCAGCCGACCGAGGGAGATATCGAGATCAGCGGATTTTCGGTCCGCCGTGATCCGGTGGAGGTGAGGCGGCGGATCGGGATTCTCTTTGGGGGCGATGTAGGACTGTACAACCGCTTGACAGCACGGGAAAACATCGCGTATTTCGGCAGCTTGTACGGACTTGAGCCAGCGAGGCTGCGGGAGCGAATCGACATACTGAGCCGGATGCTGGACATGGAAGAATTCATAGACAGGCGAGTGGGGGCCTTTTCGCGCGGGATGAAGCAAAAGGTGGCGATCGCACGCACACTCGTCCACGATCCGGATGTGATCCTGCTAGATGAACCCTCGACAGGTCTGGACGTGACGGCAGCCAACATCTTTCGGAGAATGGTCAGCCGCATGCAGGACGAAGGTAAGACCATCCTTTTTTCCAGCCACAATATGGGCGAGATCAACAAGCTGTGCAAGCGCGTAGCCCTGATCCACAAAGGACGGCTCCGCTTTGCCGGGACGCTGGAGTGCTTGCGCGAGAAATTCGGGATCGTGGATCTGGACGATATCTTCATGGCAGTGGTGGAAGGGAGCGAGAACTGA
- a CDS encoding ABC transporter permease, whose protein sequence is MGRSVVWTVFQKELLDLFRDRKTLLGTFLVPLVIIPFVFFLLGMSYSNVEKEARAYVPIAVDGSSGLVNALQKIPGVRILKPDQAEQALQAGTLRAIITIPSDFDERVQAGGTADLTVAYDSTNQKSVYAREVIEKTVKAYSQEIVVKRLKHAGLSEKAIAPITTNYQNVASEERLSGGMLAGIIPLMLVVSLASGGVASANDLVAGEKERGTLESLMTAPIAANHILTAKLMTVMVMSTLSAAASLVSVSLVLTFGPLDTEGAGFSLGFFSPATLLVLILTILLLSATFAGLELVLSTIAKSFKEGQTYMSGVIFAAMVPSYMLMPLNPVDIPTYYYVLPVFNGVALCKEVFYGKVDPLHALIGLGASLLYVIVIIMLTSRLFRREGAVVKN, encoded by the coding sequence ATGGGCAGGAGTGTCGTCTGGACGGTATTTCAAAAGGAGCTGCTCGATCTGTTCCGCGATCGCAAGACATTGCTGGGGACTTTTTTGGTGCCACTGGTCATTATTCCGTTCGTCTTCTTTTTACTCGGGATGTCCTATAGCAATGTGGAAAAGGAAGCGCGTGCCTACGTGCCGATCGCAGTCGACGGGTCGTCCGGACTGGTGAACGCTCTTCAAAAAATACCCGGCGTCCGCATCCTGAAGCCGGATCAAGCGGAGCAGGCTTTGCAGGCCGGGACGCTTCGTGCCATCATTACGATACCTTCCGATTTTGACGAGCGGGTTCAGGCAGGAGGCACGGCAGATCTGACCGTTGCCTACGACTCCACCAACCAGAAGTCTGTGTACGCGCGGGAAGTGATCGAAAAGACGGTGAAAGCGTACAGCCAGGAGATTGTCGTCAAGCGTTTGAAGCACGCAGGCTTGTCCGAAAAGGCGATTGCGCCAATCACGACCAACTATCAGAACGTCGCTTCGGAGGAAAGGCTGTCCGGGGGAATGCTGGCGGGGATCATCCCGTTGATGCTGGTGGTTTCCTTGGCATCTGGGGGAGTCGCATCTGCCAACGATCTGGTCGCAGGTGAAAAAGAACGCGGAACCCTGGAGTCTTTGATGACAGCTCCTATCGCTGCCAACCATATTTTGACTGCCAAGCTGATGACCGTCATGGTGATGAGCACACTCAGCGCTGCTGCTTCCCTGGTGTCTGTGTCGCTGGTGCTCACCTTCGGCCCATTGGATACGGAGGGTGCCGGATTCTCGCTAGGCTTCTTTTCGCCTGCCACTTTACTTGTCCTGATCCTGACCATCCTGCTCCTGTCAGCCACTTTCGCTGGCTTGGAGCTCGTACTCAGCACGATCGCAAAGTCGTTCAAGGAAGGCCAGACCTACATGAGCGGGGTCATCTTTGCGGCGATGGTTCCGTCTTACATGCTGATGCCGCTCAATCCGGTCGATATTCCCACTTACTACTACGTGCTGCCTGTCTTCAATGGTGTGGCGCTTTGCAAGGAAGTCTTTTACGGCAAAGTCGATCCCCTGCATGCCCTCATCGGACTGGGAGCTTCCTTGCTGTATGTTATCGTGATTATTATGCTGACGTCCCGACTGTTTCGGCGGGAAGGCGCCGTCGTCAAAAATTAA
- a CDS encoding DMT family transporter — protein sequence MSPLYLGVLYVFVSAAGFGVMSIFAVYAYGAGVSVSTLLFLRFLFASALFFGWLALRKESLRLHRKQALSLFCLGGVLYTLQSLSFFSSVQYIPTSMAALLLYTFPVFVAILSYFVDKEKLRKKTVIAMLISLVGLGMVLGLSFGGIRPLGVVLALAAALFYSVYIITGNRVVKGLSPFVTSAYISLFASLSTFLVAQKDGGIDLSFGVQGWWALGGIVVFSTVLAISTFFRGLQLIGSTKASVLSTLEPVVTFAFSALLLGESFQWLQLLGGAAVLGGAVLIVSGREEGPGQASSASKSAS from the coding sequence GTGAGTCCACTTTATCTAGGGGTCTTGTATGTATTTGTATCTGCTGCTGGCTTCGGCGTCATGTCCATCTTTGCGGTCTACGCTTATGGAGCAGGCGTGTCAGTCTCCACGCTGCTGTTTTTGCGGTTCCTTTTTGCCTCCGCGCTTTTCTTTGGCTGGCTCGCGCTTCGCAAGGAATCCCTGAGACTTCACCGAAAGCAGGCGCTGAGCCTGTTCTGTCTGGGAGGCGTCCTGTATACGCTGCAATCGCTCAGCTTTTTTTCATCGGTTCAGTATATTCCGACATCGATGGCGGCTTTGCTTCTGTATACGTTTCCCGTGTTTGTCGCGATCCTGAGCTACTTCGTGGACAAGGAAAAGCTGCGAAAGAAGACGGTCATCGCGATGCTCATCTCGCTCGTGGGTCTCGGCATGGTGCTGGGACTCTCCTTTGGGGGGATTCGACCGCTCGGGGTCGTGCTTGCGCTGGCTGCAGCCTTGTTTTATTCCGTCTATATCATCACGGGAAATCGGGTGGTGAAAGGACTTTCTCCTTTTGTCACATCGGCGTACATTTCTCTGTTTGCGAGCCTGTCCACGTTTTTGGTGGCCCAAAAAGACGGAGGGATTGATCTTTCTTTTGGTGTGCAAGGGTGGTGGGCACTCGGCGGCATCGTCGTGTTTTCTACGGTGCTGGCCATCAGTACGTTCTTCCGCGGACTTCAACTGATTGGCTCGACAAAAGCCTCCGTCCTCAGCACGTTGGAGCCTGTCGTGACGTTTGCCTTTTCCGCGCTGCTACTGGGGGAGTCGTTTCAATGGCTGCAGCTGCTGGGAGGGGCGGCCGTGCTAGGCGGGGCTGTCCTCATCGTCTCCGGCAGGGAGGAAGGGCCGGGACAAGCATCCTCCGCCAGCAAATCAGCATCGTAG
- a CDS encoding ROK family glucokinase, producing MEQIIVGVDVGGTAIKMALITPAGQLMAKIQEPTPVAQGEDGILQKIAQMTEELLLKHGYSKEQALGIGVGVPGPIDAKNGVVLQAVNLHWRKPVPLRDKLKALTGLPVAVENDANMAALGEMWQGAGQGAKDLVAITLGTGVGGGIIVHGNVVHGINGVGGEIGHITMTPGSGSICNCGKTGCLETYTSATAIIREGRLAAQNGTSPVLAAIFAKRGDIKAKDVLDAAVNGDAASLAIVDQVSLYLGLALSHLAILLNPAKVVIGGGVAAAGEFLFSRVRAAFARFVPFTYVVESTQIVAASLGNDAGVYGAGWMIRSQMND from the coding sequence GTGGAACAAATCATTGTAGGCGTGGACGTCGGCGGAACCGCAATCAAGATGGCCCTGATTACCCCAGCAGGTCAGCTGATGGCCAAAATCCAGGAGCCCACACCCGTCGCGCAGGGCGAAGACGGTATCTTGCAAAAAATAGCGCAAATGACAGAAGAACTGCTTCTAAAACATGGGTATTCCAAAGAACAGGCTCTGGGAATCGGTGTTGGCGTCCCCGGTCCGATCGATGCCAAAAACGGTGTCGTCTTGCAAGCTGTCAATCTGCATTGGCGAAAGCCTGTCCCTCTCCGAGATAAACTGAAAGCGCTGACAGGCCTGCCCGTCGCTGTGGAAAATGATGCAAACATGGCTGCGTTGGGCGAAATGTGGCAGGGTGCCGGACAAGGTGCAAAGGACCTGGTCGCCATCACGCTCGGTACGGGAGTCGGCGGCGGTATCATCGTCCATGGGAATGTGGTCCATGGCATCAACGGTGTAGGGGGAGAGATCGGTCACATCACCATGACGCCTGGCAGCGGTTCCATCTGTAACTGCGGCAAAACAGGCTGCCTGGAGACCTATACCTCTGCCACCGCCATCATCCGCGAAGGCCGGCTGGCAGCACAGAACGGAACCAGTCCGGTACTGGCGGCCATATTTGCCAAGCGCGGGGATATCAAGGCAAAGGACGTCCTCGACGCAGCCGTGAACGGCGATGCTGCTTCTCTAGCGATCGTCGATCAGGTTTCCCTCTACCTCGGTCTCGCCCTGTCCCATTTGGCAATTCTGCTAAACCCGGCAAAGGTCGTGATCGGCGGTGGCGTAGCGGCCGCAGGGGAATTCCTCTTTTCCCGCGTCCGCGCGGCATTTGCTCGCTTCGTACCGTTTACGTACGTCGTGGAGTCTACGCAGATTGTGGCAGCGAGCCTGGGCAATGACGCAGGTGTATACGGCGCAGGCTGGATGATCCGCTCTCAAATGAACGACTAA
- a CDS encoding diacylglycerol kinase, translating to MKRARLIYNPSSGREIVRRRLPDILDLMESAGYETSCHATRGEDDATEEAARAVARGYDLIIAAGGDGTIYEVVNGMAEQKARPTLGIIPCGTSNDLARAVGIPKSISRACEIITKGKKKKIDIGKINNRYFINIAGGGSLTNLTYEVPSKLKTMIGQMAYYVKGLEKLPSLHPIRVRLESRKEVLLDEEIMIFLIANSHSVGGFDKLAPDADLSDGKLDVIVVKKTNIAEFIRLATQAVRGEHLKDPNILYFQADYIKATSPGGENVQLNLDGELGGQLPCVVEALPGHIELFVP from the coding sequence TTGAAACGAGCCAGATTAATCTACAATCCGAGCTCCGGCCGGGAGATCGTGCGGCGGCGATTGCCGGATATTCTCGATTTGATGGAGTCGGCCGGATACGAAACATCATGCCATGCGACAAGAGGAGAAGATGATGCGACCGAGGAAGCGGCTCGTGCCGTTGCCCGCGGGTATGACCTCATCATCGCCGCTGGCGGAGATGGAACGATCTATGAAGTGGTAAATGGGATGGCGGAGCAAAAAGCACGCCCGACCTTAGGAATAATCCCATGCGGAACGAGCAATGACCTCGCCCGGGCAGTCGGCATTCCGAAATCAATCAGCCGAGCCTGCGAGATCATCACCAAAGGGAAGAAAAAGAAAATCGACATCGGCAAGATCAACAACCGTTACTTTATCAATATCGCCGGTGGCGGCTCACTGACGAATCTGACATACGAGGTCCCGAGCAAGCTGAAGACGATGATCGGACAGATGGCGTACTACGTCAAAGGACTGGAAAAACTACCTTCGCTGCACCCGATTCGCGTCCGCCTAGAAAGCCGCAAAGAGGTGCTATTGGACGAGGAGATCATGATCTTTCTCATCGCCAATAGCCATTCGGTCGGCGGCTTCGACAAGCTGGCACCTGACGCCGATCTGTCAGACGGCAAGCTGGACGTCATCGTGGTAAAGAAGACGAATATCGCAGAGTTTATCCGCTTGGCGACGCAAGCAGTGCGCGGCGAGCATCTGAAGGACCCGAACATCCTCTATTTCCAAGCCGATTACATCAAGGCGACCTCCCCGGGAGGCGAGAATGTGCAGCTCAATCTGGACGGGGAGCTTGGAGGACAGCTGCCTTGCGTGGTGGAGGCTTTGCCAGGTCATATCGAGTTGTTCGTGCCGTAG
- the rlmD gene encoding 23S rRNA (uracil(1939)-C(5))-methyltransferase RlmD, producing MAKTTKKRRGPQPAAKAELNVPVRVGQTVEVEITGLNHEGAGVGRIEGYTLFVDGALAGEKVQARVDHVKKNFGFAKLASVVEASTFRSMPPCPVYDRCGGCSLQHLAYEEQLRHKQQIVRDNLRRIGGFPVEGEGAIPVHPTLGMSEPWRYRNKAQVPIGEENGALVGGFYAEKSHSIIDMDECLIQHQANDEAVSAVKRIAASLSIQPYDEVRHTGLLRHVVAKIAVKTGELMVVLVTTEETIPRMDELVDAIRTQVTGVTSIVQNVNPDKTNVIFGKKTVTLWGSDVIYDYIGPIKFAISARSFYQVNPAQTEVLYNKTLEYVGATGTETVIDAYCGIGTISLFLAQKSKHVYGVEIVPEAIADANRNAELNGVKNATFETGPAEVVIPAWKEQGIRPDVIVVDPPRKGCDEALLTTILEMQPQKVVYVSCNPSTLARDLKVLAESYEVREVQPVDMFPHTGHVESVALLVRKDMDR from the coding sequence GTGGCCAAGACAACAAAGAAGCGGCGCGGACCGCAGCCGGCAGCAAAGGCGGAGCTCAATGTGCCCGTCCGTGTCGGACAAACCGTGGAAGTGGAGATTACCGGACTGAATCACGAAGGAGCCGGCGTTGGCCGGATTGAAGGATATACGCTTTTTGTCGATGGAGCACTGGCAGGAGAAAAAGTACAGGCCCGCGTCGATCATGTGAAGAAGAACTTCGGTTTTGCCAAGCTGGCAAGCGTCGTGGAAGCGAGCACCTTCCGTTCGATGCCGCCCTGTCCTGTCTACGACCGTTGCGGCGGCTGTTCGCTGCAGCACCTCGCCTACGAGGAGCAGCTGCGCCACAAGCAGCAGATCGTCCGGGACAACCTGCGCCGTATCGGCGGCTTTCCCGTGGAGGGAGAAGGCGCGATCCCCGTTCATCCGACACTCGGCATGAGCGAGCCTTGGCGCTACCGCAACAAGGCGCAGGTTCCCATAGGCGAAGAGAACGGAGCGTTGGTCGGCGGCTTTTACGCGGAGAAATCCCACTCGATCATCGACATGGACGAGTGCCTGATCCAGCATCAGGCGAATGACGAGGCCGTGTCTGCAGTGAAGCGGATAGCCGCGAGTTTGAGCATCCAGCCCTACGATGAAGTGCGACACACCGGCCTTTTGCGTCACGTCGTAGCCAAGATCGCTGTGAAGACCGGAGAACTCATGGTCGTCCTGGTGACGACAGAGGAGACCATTCCGCGCATGGACGAGCTGGTAGACGCGATCCGGACCCAAGTGACGGGCGTGACCAGCATAGTCCAGAACGTCAATCCGGACAAGACCAACGTCATCTTTGGCAAAAAGACCGTAACCCTCTGGGGAAGTGACGTGATCTATGATTATATCGGCCCGATCAAATTTGCCATCTCCGCGCGTTCGTTCTATCAGGTGAACCCAGCGCAGACAGAAGTCTTGTACAACAAGACGCTGGAGTACGTAGGGGCAACCGGTACGGAGACCGTCATCGACGCGTACTGCGGCATCGGGACTATCTCGTTGTTTCTGGCGCAGAAGTCCAAGCACGTATACGGCGTGGAGATCGTTCCGGAAGCCATCGCGGATGCGAACCGCAATGCCGAGCTGAACGGCGTGAAGAACGCAACGTTTGAGACTGGACCGGCTGAGGTGGTCATTCCAGCGTGGAAAGAGCAAGGGATTCGCCCCGATGTCATCGTGGTCGACCCGCCGAGAAAAGGCTGCGACGAGGCCCTGCTCACAACCATTTTGGAGATGCAGCCGCAGAAGGTCGTGTATGTTTCTTGTAATCCGTCAACGCTGGCGAGGGATTTGAAGGTGCTGGCGGAGTCGTATGAGGTGCGGGAAGTGCAGCCGGTGGATATGTTTCCGCATACGGGGCACGTTGAGAGTGTGGCGCTGTTGGTGAGGAAGGATATGGATCGCTGA